Proteins from a genomic interval of Lentimicrobiaceae bacterium:
- a CDS encoding T9SS type A sorting domain-containing protein, translated as MKTKFYYLLIAILALSFTASAQKFGSDVVLHECSGDYRIQPKISVADNGWIYVLMNKYDHPTEKDETRIYRSKDGGANFEQIYHGITPTGIKQGGRDFVVTGSNESDINIWYLYADNNMTIQKTSLYLVKMDADAKNGSTIYSFSYENTKTKDVAIATNARSPEFVFTPFIIGFAFTNHSIDVDRGNVEYCYSMDGGATFDKKWIYNKVGSSFGSIDISIGQADENLYMPRVGIVFEMDIHTENNIGFIAGYAYGGDMTDVLQVNKKYSTTFSSYEPKIQWLCNNTLDELNNFMIAYTCQYSSIDWDIMKIFPKPSYDIYNHTLDNLDWAHVASAPDKIEVTPDLSYDKKYNNYLLAYVEKNDDEYTLKYKVQHYTKIDQGPSGWVHVGDVSLSSLGNGYFYFPAVDIDLTRSKACIAFEYHNSASPKVTKLLFDSEWSTLDSEKIFSSNGELNVFPNPATNTINIKLQDSDKYSAKIIDFQGKLIKKVCFAGNQTKISLENMPAGIYMLKINSGKKQYTEKFIKL; from the coding sequence ATGAAAACAAAATTTTACTACTTACTAATTGCCATTTTAGCGTTGAGTTTTACCGCTTCGGCTCAAAAATTCGGCTCTGATGTAGTACTACATGAATGTAGCGGAGATTATAGGATACAGCCTAAAATATCAGTTGCCGACAATGGATGGATATATGTTTTAATGAACAAATATGATCATCCTACCGAAAAAGATGAGACAAGAATCTACCGTTCAAAAGACGGTGGCGCAAATTTTGAACAAATCTATCATGGAATCACTCCTACGGGTATTAAGCAAGGAGGACGCGATTTTGTGGTAACAGGCAGTAATGAGTCGGATATTAATATCTGGTATTTATATGCTGACAACAATATGACAATACAAAAAACCAGTCTATATTTAGTAAAGATGGATGCTGATGCAAAAAATGGTTCTACTATATATTCTTTTAGTTATGAGAACACTAAGACCAAAGACGTTGCTATAGCCACCAACGCACGCTCACCGGAATTTGTATTTACACCATTTATTATTGGTTTTGCCTTTACCAACCACAGCATCGACGTTGATAGAGGTAATGTTGAATATTGTTATTCTATGGACGGTGGCGCCACCTTCGACAAAAAGTGGATATACAATAAAGTTGGTTCATCCTTTGGTAGTATTGATATCTCTATTGGGCAAGCAGATGAAAATTTATATATGCCGAGAGTGGGTATTGTTTTTGAAATGGATATACATACCGAAAACAATATTGGTTTTATCGCTGGTTATGCGTACGGAGGTGATATGACTGATGTTTTACAAGTAAATAAGAAATATTCAACTACTTTTTCAAGCTATGAACCAAAAATTCAATGGTTGTGCAACAACACCTTAGACGAACTAAACAACTTTATGATTGCATACACTTGTCAATATAGCAGTATCGATTGGGATATTATGAAGATTTTTCCTAAACCATCTTATGATATCTATAATCACACCCTAGATAATTTGGATTGGGCTCATGTTGCATCGGCACCCGATAAAATCGAAGTAACCCCTGACTTATCATATGACAAAAAATACAACAATTACCTTTTAGCTTATGTCGAAAAAAATGACGACGAATATACATTAAAATACAAAGTTCAACATTATACTAAAATAGATCAAGGTCCTTCAGGTTGGGTACATGTAGGCGACGTTTCTTTATCCTCTTTAGGAAATGGTTATTTTTATTTCCCTGCGGTAGACATAGACCTCACCCGTTCAAAAGCCTGTATCGCATTTGAATATCACAATTCAGCATCACCAAAGGTTACCAAATTGCTTTTCGATAGTGAATGGAGTACTCTTGATTCAGAAAAAATATTTTCGTCTAACGGAGAGTTAAATGTATTTCCAAATCCCGCAACCAACACAATAAACATTAAACTACAAGATAGTGATAAATATTCAGCAAAAATCATAGACTTTCAAGGTAAACTTATTAAAAAAGTATGTTTTGCAGGCAATCAAACCAAAATTAGTTTGGAAAACATGCCTGCGGGAATTTATATGTTGAAAATAAATTCGGGTAAAAAACAATACACTGAAAAATTTATTAAATTATAA
- a CDS encoding DMT family protein, with translation MKAILTIGLLICSNIFMTFAWYGHLKLAEFPWFSKLSLFGIIVFSWGVAFFEYCFQVPANRIGFINNGGPFSLVQLKVLQEVITLVVFMVFSYVVFQSQIKPNHIIGFALLVLAVYFIFK, from the coding sequence ATGAAAGCTATACTTACCATAGGGTTGCTGATTTGCTCCAATATTTTTATGACTTTTGCGTGGTACGGACATTTAAAACTTGCTGAGTTTCCGTGGTTTAGCAAACTATCGCTATTTGGAATTATTGTTTTTAGTTGGGGCGTCGCTTTTTTCGAGTATTGTTTTCAGGTTCCTGCAAACAGGATTGGGTTTATCAACAACGGCGGACCGTTTTCGTTGGTTCAACTTAAAGTGTTGCAGGAAGTTATAACGCTAGTAGTTTTTATGGTTTTCTCTTACGTAGTTTTTCAATCGCAGATAAAACCCAACCATATCATAGGTTTTGCGCTGTTAGTATTGGCGGTGTATTTTATTTTCAAGTAA